The genomic segment CGTAGTTCCCCTCGATGTCGACGATGCGCCCGTCCTTGGTGTAGACGAGCTGCGAGCAACCGACCGCGCAGTACGGGCAGACGCTGATGCTCACGTCGGCGCCGCGGACGCGCGCATGCGCCTCGCGCGTCGTGCGACTCACTGGGTTCGGAACTAAACCGATATGGTTCCGGAGACGCTGGACGATACCCATGACGCCGGCCACCCTTTCGTGATCGACAACGAGTGTACTCGCTCGTGGCGGGCGCTCCCACGCCCGGCTCTCGCGTCGACCTGAATCGGCACGGTAGGCAGCGTCGTACCCGCGATTGTGTTAGGCTGGGGTCGAAGGCATCGGCTGCGCGTCCCTGCGATGGGTGTGAGTTGTGGCGAATCGTGGACGAGACTAGCTGGAACAGGCGAAACGCGATCTGGCGCATGCCGAGCATGCGCGCCAGGCTGGGGACTACGAATGGGCCGCGTTCGCGGCCCAGCAGGCAGCGGAAAAGGCGGTGAAGGGGCTGCTCCTCAGTCTCGGTGGCGAGGGCTGGGGAGACAGCGTCTTCCGCTTGCTCGAAGGTCTGCGCGCCCGGATCGACATCGATCCGGCGCTCCTCGATGCGGCCCGGCGCCTGGACCGGCACGACGTCCTCGCCCGGTATCCGAACGGCTACCCGGCCGGGCTCCCGGGGGAGTACTACACTGAACGTGATGCATCGGAGGCGATCGACGATGCACGGGCCATCGTCGGGTTTTGCGAGCGTGCGTTTCCTGGATCGTGAAGCGGTACTGGCTGCCATCCAGGCAGCGGCTGCACGAGCGGCGACCTGCCCCGGCGTCCTCGCTATCTATCTCTTCGGTTCGTTCGCCTCCGGCGTGCCCACGCCACGGAGCGATGCCGATCTCCTGGTCGTCATCGCCGATGATGCCGACCGTGAAGGAGTGCGGGACTGCTGTCTCGAAGCCTTTCGGCCGGTGCCGGTGCCGGTCGATCTCTTCGTCTGGACGGACAGCGAGGTGACCGCGAGCCTGTCCAGCGGACGCGGTCTTCCGGCGAGGGTCCTGCGCCCGGCGATCCGGCTGCGCTGAGTGCTGCGCGATTCGCTCGTTCGCTGTAGCAGTCAGCGCGCCGGCCATTCTGACGCCCGTACCACTGTCCCCGTCACCGAAACAGCGCTCACTTCGGGAGCCCGCAGCAGAACCGGTACCGGTCCGGGGCGGTAGCCGTGTCGATCCGCCGCTCAGTGTCCGATCATCCACGGGCGCCCGTGTGACCGATGCCAGCGTGGCTTCGGCTCGGGATCGGGAGAGGGGAGACCGCTCTCCTCGCGCGTCACGACACGCGGTTCGTGGCGGGAGCG from the Thermomicrobium sp. 4228-Ro genome contains:
- a CDS encoding HEPN domain-containing protein, which gives rise to MAHAEHARQAGDYEWAAFAAQQAAEKAVKGLLLSLGGEGWGDSVFRLLEGLRARIDIDPALLDAARRLDRHDVLARYPNGYPAGLPGEYYTERDASEAIDDARAIVGFCERAFPGS
- a CDS encoding nucleotidyltransferase domain-containing protein, giving the protein MHGPSSGFASVRFLDREAVLAAIQAAAARAATCPGVLAIYLFGSFASGVPTPRSDADLLVVIADDADREGVRDCCLEAFRPVPVPVDLFVWTDSEVTASLSSGRGLPARVLRPAIRLR